The window CTTACCCATTTCACTTAATCCTTTTCAAATTTTACTGCTTCTGTATGATTCTTCGGCCTTATCACAACAGTTCCTGCAAGTTTATCATGCCAGCCCTGTTTTTTGGGATCAAAAGCAATCCATAAAAATCCAAGACATAAAGGTAGAGCAGACAAAATATATGCAAAATAACGACCAATATATTGCCCTGCTGACGGTTCTTTACCGGTTCTTGCATCAACAATTTTTGCAGATAAAGCCATTTTTCCAGGAGTTGCCTGTTTCCAAAACCAGAAAACAAGCGTAGCAA is drawn from Fibrobacter sp. UWR3 and contains these coding sequences:
- a CDS encoding RDD family protein; protein product: MENEDLEYVGFWVRVVATIVDSLLLIIVTFPFLLIFYGLDYLDSEGLVVGPVDFLLSYVFPIVATLVFWFWKQATPGKMALSAKIVDARTGKEPSAGQYIGRYFAYILSALPLCLGFLWIAFDPKKQGWHDKLAGTVVIRPKNHTEAVKFEKD